One Nocardioides aromaticivorans genomic window carries:
- a CDS encoding aldose 1-epimerase family protein, protein MIRPTGEQYVIASHGYRAVVTQTGVLRRLRHDGRELVDGFAEDAMPAAGRGQLLVPWPNRIRDGRYEFGGTTHQLALTEPKRGNASHGLVRWASWSVFRHDPALVELRYFLPAQTGYPWALDLRTTWEVGAGGLTVTQAATNRSDSAAPYASGAHPYLLAGPGPCDGWELELPAATYLTVDEERLLPTGRASFEGIVSDPLGSTVLNHAVTDLQRDADGVASVRLRNGTDGTGTELWVDAHHRWLQVYTGDDTPTPRVSVAVEPMTAPPDAFNSGEDLVVLDPGASFSASWGIRSL, encoded by the coding sequence GTGATCAGGCCGACCGGCGAGCAGTACGTCATCGCGTCCCACGGCTACCGAGCCGTCGTCACCCAGACCGGCGTGCTGCGCCGGTTGCGTCACGACGGGCGCGAGCTCGTCGACGGGTTCGCCGAGGACGCGATGCCGGCCGCCGGTCGCGGCCAGCTGCTGGTGCCGTGGCCGAACCGGATCCGTGACGGCCGCTACGAGTTCGGCGGGACCACGCACCAGCTCGCGCTGACCGAGCCGAAGCGGGGCAACGCCTCCCACGGGCTGGTCCGCTGGGCGTCGTGGTCGGTGTTCCGGCACGACCCGGCCCTCGTCGAGCTGCGCTACTTCCTGCCGGCCCAGACCGGCTATCCGTGGGCGCTCGACCTGCGGACCACGTGGGAGGTGGGCGCCGGCGGACTGACCGTGACCCAGGCCGCCACCAACCGCTCGGACTCCGCGGCGCCGTACGCCTCGGGCGCGCACCCCTACCTGCTGGCGGGCCCGGGACCCTGCGACGGGTGGGAGCTGGAGCTCCCGGCGGCGACCTACCTGACCGTCGACGAGGAGCGGCTGCTGCCGACCGGGCGGGCCTCCTTCGAGGGGATCGTCAGCGATCCGCTGGGCAGCACGGTGCTCAACCACGCCGTGACCGACCTGCAGCGCGACGCCGACGGCGTCGCGTCGGTCCGGCTCCGGAACGGGACCGACGGCACCGGCACCGAGCTCTGGGTCGACGCGCACCACCGCTGGCTGCAGGTCTACACCGGCGACGACACCCCGACCCCGCGGGTGAGCGTCGCCGTGGAGCCGATGACCGCTCCCCCGGACGCCTTCAACTCCGGCGAGGACCTCGTCGTCCTCGACCCGGGGGCATCATTCTCCGCGTCGTGGGGCATCCGTTCGCTGTGA
- a CDS encoding uridine kinase family protein, producing the protein MGTDSPSESRAATVLARALAAPPTLGTGRLICIDGLAGSGKTTLARELAALAPDAVVLGTDEMLEGWRGLPGLGASVEALLRPLAADRPGTWRRWDWYDDRWAETRTVHPVPLLVLEGVGSAAAAYDDLVTLLVWVEADRETRLARWLARDGEDQRPHWADWLADEAALHERDDTRSRADIVIRT; encoded by the coding sequence GTGGGCACGGACTCGCCTTCTGAGTCCCGCGCGGCCACGGTGCTGGCGCGCGCGCTCGCCGCTCCCCCGACGCTCGGCACCGGGCGCCTGATCTGCATCGACGGGCTCGCCGGGTCCGGCAAGACCACCCTGGCGCGCGAGCTCGCCGCGCTGGCGCCCGACGCGGTGGTCCTCGGGACCGACGAGATGCTCGAGGGCTGGCGCGGGCTGCCCGGGCTCGGCGCCTCGGTCGAGGCGCTGCTGCGTCCGCTCGCGGCGGACCGCCCCGGGACCTGGCGACGCTGGGACTGGTACGACGACCGGTGGGCCGAGACGCGGACGGTGCACCCGGTCCCGTTGCTGGTGCTCGAGGGTGTCGGCTCCGCGGCAGCGGCGTACGACGACCTGGTGACGCTGCTCGTGTGGGTCGAGGCCGACCGGGAGACCCGGTTGGCGCGGTGGCTGGCGCGCGACGGCGAGGACCAGCGACCGCACTGGGCCGACTGGCTGGCCGACGAGGCCGCCCTGCACGAGCGGGACGACACGCGGTCGCGGGCCGACATCGTCATCAGGACCTAG
- the pheS gene encoding phenylalanine--tRNA ligase subunit alpha, with translation MSGPNTDYDPVEVAAVSPAEVEAARDAALAAIAAAADLEQLKAVRTEHAGDRSPLALANREIGALPPQARKEAGQRVGQARGAVNQALAARQVELEAENEARILVEEAVDVTLPTDRDPVGARHPLTTGSELIADIFVAMGWEVAEGPVIEAEWLNFDALNLGPDHPARTMQDTFWTDPADDHLVLRTHTSPVQARTMLTRGVSEGAPIYVVCPGRVFRTDEYDATHSPMFHQVEGLAIDEGISMAHLKGTLDHFASQMFGEGITTRFRPSYFPFTEPSAEVDLVCFVCRGTGLNDAGSDPCRTCRGEGWIEWGGCGIVNPRVLQACGVDSTRYSGFAFGMGIDRTLMFRHGLEDLRTLFEGDVRFTTAFGSEL, from the coding sequence ATGTCTGGCCCTAACACTGACTACGACCCCGTGGAGGTCGCCGCCGTGAGCCCTGCCGAGGTGGAGGCCGCGCGCGACGCCGCACTGGCCGCGATCGCCGCCGCCGCCGACCTGGAGCAGCTCAAGGCGGTGCGCACCGAGCACGCCGGTGACCGCTCTCCGCTGGCGCTGGCCAACCGCGAGATCGGCGCGCTGCCGCCGCAGGCCCGCAAGGAGGCCGGCCAGCGGGTCGGCCAGGCCCGGGGTGCCGTCAACCAGGCGCTCGCCGCCCGCCAGGTCGAGCTCGAGGCCGAGAACGAGGCGCGGATCCTGGTCGAGGAGGCCGTGGACGTCACGCTGCCCACGGACCGCGACCCGGTCGGTGCGCGCCACCCGCTCACCACGGGCTCCGAGCTGATCGCGGACATCTTCGTCGCCATGGGCTGGGAGGTCGCCGAGGGTCCGGTCATCGAGGCCGAGTGGCTCAACTTCGACGCGCTCAACCTCGGCCCGGACCACCCGGCCCGCACCATGCAGGACACCTTCTGGACCGACCCCGCGGACGACCACCTCGTCCTGCGCACGCACACCAGCCCGGTCCAGGCGCGCACCATGCTGACCCGCGGTGTCAGCGAAGGGGCCCCGATCTACGTCGTGTGCCCCGGTCGCGTCTTCCGCACCGACGAGTACGACGCCACGCACTCGCCGATGTTCCACCAGGTCGAGGGCCTCGCCATCGACGAGGGCATCTCGATGGCCCACCTCAAGGGCACGCTCGACCACTTCGCGAGCCAGATGTTCGGCGAGGGCATCACGACGCGCTTCCGGCCGTCGTACTTCCCGTTCACCGAGCCGTCGGCCGAGGTCGACCTGGTCTGCTTCGTCTGCCGGGGCACCGGGCTCAACGACGCCGGCTCCGACCCGTGCCGCACCTGTCGCGGCGAGGGCTGGATCGAGTGGGGTGGCTGCGGCATCGTCAACCCGCGCGTCCTCCAGGCCTGTGGCGTCGACTCGACGCGCTACTCCGGCTTCGCGTTCGGCATGGGCATCGACCGGACCCTGATGTTCCGGCACGGCCTCGAGGACCTGCGCACCCTCTTCGAGGGCGACGTGCGCTTCACGACTGCATTCGGGAGTGAACTGTGA
- a CDS encoding alanine racemase → MTVVHHSFVARNRLWRRLGEAVQAWPEPLSTPVFVVDLDAFDANAADLVQRAGGTPIRVASKSLRVPALVSRALATPGFAGVLAYTLAEALWLVDNDVSDDVVVAYPSVDRAALAALVASPRAASRIAIMVDDVAHLDAVDALRASTAVPVRVAIDIDAGLRWGGQQVGPRRSPLFDVGSVTELARHVIDRPGFQLVGAMTYEGQVAGVPDDVPTQRAKSAVVRKIKELSVRQLEFRRTAIADALDALAGHGDFTGLAFWNAGGSGSIESSAADPVVTEVTAGSGLLGPTLFDHYRSFTPRPAAFFGLPVTRRPAADVATVHGGGLIASGPTNADRAPTPWAPAGLHLTGLEGAGEVQTPLVGTNAGILAIGDLVWFRHAKSGEPFEHGRTVLLARGDRFVEEVPTYRGHGLAF, encoded by the coding sequence ATGACGGTCGTGCACCACTCGTTCGTCGCCCGCAACCGCCTCTGGCGGAGACTGGGTGAGGCCGTCCAGGCCTGGCCCGAGCCCCTGTCCACCCCGGTCTTCGTCGTCGACCTCGACGCCTTCGACGCCAACGCCGCCGACCTCGTCCAGCGCGCGGGCGGGACCCCGATCCGGGTGGCCTCGAAGTCGCTGCGCGTGCCCGCGCTGGTCAGCCGGGCGCTCGCGACGCCGGGGTTCGCCGGCGTGCTCGCCTACACGCTCGCCGAGGCCCTGTGGCTCGTCGACAACGACGTGAGCGACGACGTGGTCGTCGCCTACCCGAGCGTCGACCGCGCCGCGCTGGCAGCGCTGGTCGCCTCGCCCAGGGCGGCGTCGCGGATCGCGATCATGGTCGACGACGTCGCGCACCTCGACGCGGTGGACGCGCTCAGGGCGTCCACCGCCGTGCCGGTGCGGGTAGCGATCGACATCGACGCCGGTCTGCGGTGGGGCGGCCAGCAGGTCGGTCCGCGCCGCTCGCCGCTCTTCGACGTCGGTTCCGTCACCGAGCTGGCCCGCCACGTCATCGACCGTCCGGGCTTCCAGCTGGTCGGGGCGATGACCTACGAGGGCCAGGTCGCCGGCGTCCCCGACGACGTGCCGACCCAGCGGGCGAAGTCAGCAGTGGTCCGCAAGATCAAGGAGCTGTCGGTGCGGCAGCTCGAGTTCCGTCGTACGGCGATCGCGGATGCGCTCGACGCGCTCGCCGGCCATGGCGACTTCACCGGGCTGGCCTTCTGGAACGCGGGCGGCTCCGGCTCGATCGAGTCCTCCGCCGCCGACCCGGTCGTGACCGAGGTGACGGCGGGCTCCGGACTCCTCGGCCCCACGCTCTTCGACCACTACCGGTCGTTCACCCCGCGCCCGGCCGCCTTCTTCGGGCTGCCCGTCACCCGGCGTCCGGCGGCGGACGTGGCCACCGTGCACGGCGGCGGGCTGATCGCCTCCGGCCCGACCAATGCCGACCGGGCGCCGACGCCGTGGGCGCCGGCCGGACTGCACCTGACCGGCCTCGAGGGCGCGGGCGAGGTCCAGACCCCGCTCGTCGGCACCAACGCCGGCATCCTCGCGATCGGCGACCTCGTGTGGTTCCGGCACGCGAAGTCGGGCGAGCCCTTCGAGCACGGCCGCACCGTGCTGCTCGCCCGGGGCGACCGGTTCGTCGAGGAGGTCCCGACCTACCGTGGGCACGGACTCGCCTTCTGA
- the rplT gene encoding 50S ribosomal protein L20, whose product MARVKRAVNAQKKRRTTLERASGYRGQRSRLYRKAKEQVTHSLVYSYNDRKKNKGNFRRLWIQRINAAARAEGMTYNRFIQGLNLAGIEVDRKILADLAVNEPAAFSALVAQAKAALPEDVNAPKVSA is encoded by the coding sequence ATGGCACGCGTCAAGCGCGCAGTGAACGCTCAGAAGAAGCGTCGTACCACCCTCGAGCGGGCCAGCGGCTACCGCGGCCAGCGCTCGCGTCTGTACCGCAAGGCCAAGGAGCAGGTCACCCACTCCCTGGTCTACAGCTACAACGACCGCAAGAAGAACAAGGGCAACTTCCGCCGCCTGTGGATCCAGCGGATCAACGCGGCCGCCCGCGCGGAGGGCATGACCTACAACCGCTTCATCCAGGGCCTGAACCTGGCGGGCATCGAGGTCGACCGCAAGATCCTCGCCGACCTCGCCGTCAACGAGCCGGCCGCCTTCTCGGCCCTCGTGGCGCAGGCCAAGGCCGCGCTGCCCGAGGACGTCAACGCGCCCAAGGTCTCTGCCTGA
- the infC gene encoding translation initiation factor IF-3 codes for MGPNGETVGIVPTDQALKLAQEADLDLVEVAPMARPPVCKLMDYGKFKYENAQKAREARRNQTNVIIKEMKLRPKIDAHDYETKKGHVVRFLKAGDKVKITIMFRGREQHRPELGYRLLQKLAEDVQELGFIESNPKQDGRNMIMVLGPHKKKAEAKAEVKAAKVEAAAERDAEKAAEHAERTAVQPSSTKKAKRANEALDPDIDL; via the coding sequence GTGGGACCCAACGGCGAGACCGTCGGCATCGTCCCCACCGACCAGGCCCTCAAGCTTGCCCAGGAGGCCGACCTGGACCTGGTGGAGGTGGCGCCCATGGCCCGCCCGCCCGTCTGCAAGCTCATGGACTACGGGAAGTTCAAGTACGAGAACGCCCAGAAGGCCCGTGAGGCACGACGCAATCAGACCAACGTCATCATCAAGGAGATGAAGCTCCGGCCGAAGATCGACGCGCACGACTACGAGACCAAGAAGGGTCACGTCGTTCGCTTCCTCAAGGCCGGCGACAAGGTCAAGATCACCATCATGTTCCGCGGCCGCGAGCAGCACCGCCCCGAGCTGGGCTACCGGCTGCTGCAGAAGCTGGCCGAGGACGTCCAGGAGCTGGGCTTCATCGAGTCCAACCCCAAGCAGGACGGCCGCAACATGATCATGGTGCTGGGCCCGCACAAGAAGAAGGCCGAGGCCAAGGCCGAGGTCAAGGCCGCCAAGGTGGAGGCCGCTGCCGAGCGCGACGCCGAGAAGGCCGCCGAGCACGCCGAGCGCACCGCGGTCCAGCCCTCGAGCACCAAGAAGGCCAAGCGGGCGAACGAGGCACTCGACCCCGACATCGACCTGTAA
- a CDS encoding TrmH family RNA methyltransferase has product MTAPLTAGNARVKEARKLHRRPERSGRRCFLADGPKAVEGALAEPGRVREVFATPAAAVEYAALLGATPVTLVDERAMSGLSDSVSPAGLVAVCDFLDVALPEALDGRLVALCADVRDPGNAGTVIRTADAAGAAGVVLAGDAVDLYNPKTIRASVGSAFHLPIAVERDPAAAVRAAQAAGLTVLAADGGGEVDLFAADDLLTRPTAWLFGNEAWGLPHELAALADHRVSIPILGRAESLNLATAAAVCLYASARAMMAG; this is encoded by the coding sequence ATGACCGCGCCCCTGACCGCCGGCAACGCCAGGGTCAAGGAAGCACGGAAGTTGCACCGCCGCCCGGAACGCTCCGGGCGGCGGTGTTTCCTTGCTGACGGACCCAAGGCTGTCGAAGGTGCCCTCGCCGAGCCCGGACGCGTCCGGGAGGTCTTCGCGACCCCGGCCGCGGCCGTCGAGTACGCCGCCCTGCTCGGCGCCACCCCCGTCACGCTGGTCGACGAGCGCGCCATGAGCGGTCTCAGCGACAGCGTGAGCCCCGCGGGCCTCGTGGCGGTCTGCGACTTCCTCGACGTCGCGCTTCCCGAGGCGCTCGACGGACGCCTGGTCGCCCTCTGCGCCGACGTGCGCGACCCCGGCAACGCCGGCACCGTGATCCGCACCGCCGACGCCGCAGGTGCCGCGGGCGTCGTCCTCGCGGGCGACGCCGTCGACCTCTACAACCCCAAGACGATCCGGGCCTCGGTCGGCAGCGCCTTCCACCTGCCGATCGCCGTCGAGCGCGACCCGGCCGCCGCCGTGCGCGCCGCGCAGGCCGCCGGCCTCACCGTCCTCGCCGCCGACGGCGGGGGAGAGGTGGACCTCTTCGCGGCCGACGACCTCCTCACCCGCCCCACCGCGTGGCTCTTCGGCAACGAGGCGTGGGGCCTGCCCCACGAGCTCGCGGCCCTCGCCGACCATCGCGTGAGCATCCCGATCCTCGGCCGTGCCGAGTCCCTCAATCTCGCCACGGCCGCGGCGGTCTGTCTCTATGCCAGTGCCCGCGCCATGATGGCGGGGTGA
- a CDS encoding SseB family protein: MSEPRNPDAGERPDAKRLQGSAYVDDDGSADAALAAALKGYDAGTTSYPEVLGMLAGARLLVPVVALLGEVETGPDGWARDKSSDMAAVLLTGADGRLALLAFSDLAALAAWDPAARPVPVAAHLAAATAVQEGAHALVVDVAGPHRFVLADDDLHRVAAGWRPVRLEDGAWAWLGAAGDAEGEGAADSPAGEQLG; encoded by the coding sequence GTGAGCGAACCGCGGAATCCCGACGCCGGCGAACGTCCCGACGCCAAGCGCCTCCAGGGATCCGCCTACGTCGATGACGACGGCTCGGCCGATGCCGCGCTCGCCGCCGCGCTCAAGGGGTACGACGCCGGCACCACGTCGTACCCGGAGGTGCTCGGCATGCTCGCCGGCGCCCGCCTGCTGGTGCCCGTGGTGGCCCTGCTGGGCGAGGTCGAGACCGGCCCCGACGGTTGGGCGCGCGACAAGTCGAGCGACATGGCGGCCGTGCTGCTGACCGGTGCCGACGGCCGGCTGGCGCTGCTGGCCTTCTCCGACCTCGCGGCGCTCGCCGCCTGGGACCCGGCGGCGCGCCCAGTGCCGGTGGCGGCCCACCTGGCCGCCGCGACGGCGGTCCAGGAGGGCGCGCACGCGCTGGTCGTGGACGTGGCCGGCCCGCACCGCTTCGTGCTCGCCGACGACGACCTCCACCGGGTGGCCGCGGGCTGGCGCCCGGTGCGGCTCGAGGACGGCGCCTGGGCCTGGCTGGGCGCGGCAGGGGACGCCGAGGGCGAGGGTGCCGCGGATTCGCCCGCCGGGGAACAACTCGGGTAG
- the rpmI gene encoding 50S ribosomal protein L35 — translation MPKNKTHSGASKRFKVTGSGKILREKAGKRHNLEKKASKVTRRLTGTVEVAKNDVPRAKKMLGL, via the coding sequence ATGCCCAAGAACAAGACGCACTCCGGGGCCAGCAAGCGGTTCAAGGTGACCGGCAGCGGCAAGATCCTTCGCGAGAAGGCCGGCAAGCGCCACAACCTCGAGAAGAAGGCCTCCAAGGTCACCCGTCGCCTCACCGGCACGGTCGAGGTCGCCAAGAACGACGTCCCGCGCGCGAAGAAGATGCTCGGTCTCTGA
- a CDS encoding DinB family protein — MTDLPQPADDLRTYLARAREAILWKLDGLGERAVRLPRTPTGTSLLGIVLHCANVEIGYFAPTFGRTFPERDHPAVVPEDAYDTDPQADWTVPAEISTAELVAFYGRVAAFTDAAFDELPLDARGRVPWWPEGRAEASLHQVAVHVLADLHRHAGHADILREGIDGAAGLTPAVPNLPDAAGWPSYVARVTTIAEQFPADDAG, encoded by the coding sequence ATGACCGACCTGCCGCAGCCCGCCGACGACCTGCGGACCTACCTGGCCCGCGCGCGCGAGGCCATCCTCTGGAAGCTCGACGGGCTGGGGGAGCGGGCGGTGCGGTTGCCGCGCACGCCGACGGGCACCAGCCTGCTCGGCATCGTGCTGCACTGCGCCAACGTCGAGATCGGCTACTTCGCCCCCACCTTCGGGCGGACCTTCCCGGAGCGCGACCACCCGGCGGTCGTGCCCGAGGACGCCTACGACACCGACCCGCAGGCCGACTGGACCGTCCCCGCCGAGATCTCCACGGCCGAGCTCGTCGCCTTCTACGGCCGGGTCGCCGCCTTCACCGACGCGGCCTTCGACGAGCTCCCACTCGACGCCAGGGGCCGGGTGCCGTGGTGGCCGGAGGGCCGTGCCGAGGCGAGCCTGCACCAGGTCGCGGTGCACGTGCTGGCCGACCTGCACCGCCACGCGGGGCACGCCGACATCCTCCGGGAGGGCATCGACGGCGCCGCCGGGCTGACCCCCGCCGTCCCCAACCTCCCCGACGCCGCCGGGTGGCCGTCGTACGTCGCCCGGGTCACCACGATCGCCGAGCAGTTCCCGGCTGACGACGCCGGCTGA
- a CDS encoding sensor histidine kinase — translation MTDPLDLLPDGVVVADAEGRVTAINAVAAEMLDVGPAGSAVGRPLDEVLALTDHDAQAWTAANAPYDGLPTRKAVPEQAWLLPDGTEVLVTARLHRDVRIGPVQAVAISLRSGRGRARLDRDRSDLVATLAHELRSPLTGVKGFVNALLARWDKLSDEQKRLMLTTASADADRLSRLIAELLDVARIDTGRLQLHRRPTDLALKVTRVHDSITQATSTPVELDIADGIPPVDADPDKVMQVLTNLVENAVRHGEGTVRVRVAPWADDPSYVAVTVTDEGEGIPVELRKRVFTKFWTASRGGGSGLGLYIVSGLVKAHGGVVTVDDRPGGGARVTTAWPVAAGAASAQ, via the coding sequence GTGACGGACCCCCTCGACCTCCTGCCCGACGGCGTCGTCGTCGCCGATGCCGAGGGCCGGGTGACCGCGATCAACGCGGTCGCGGCCGAGATGCTGGACGTCGGCCCGGCCGGGTCGGCCGTCGGCCGCCCGCTGGACGAGGTGCTCGCCCTCACCGACCACGATGCGCAGGCGTGGACCGCCGCCAATGCGCCGTACGACGGGCTGCCGACCCGCAAGGCCGTGCCCGAGCAGGCCTGGCTGCTCCCCGACGGCACCGAGGTCCTCGTCACCGCTCGCCTGCATCGCGACGTGCGCATCGGACCGGTGCAGGCCGTGGCCATCTCGCTGCGATCGGGCCGGGGCCGGGCCCGGCTCGACCGGGACCGATCGGACCTGGTGGCGACCCTCGCGCACGAGCTCCGCTCCCCGCTCACCGGGGTGAAGGGCTTCGTCAACGCCCTCCTCGCGCGGTGGGACAAGCTCAGCGACGAGCAGAAGCGGCTGATGCTCACCACCGCCAGCGCCGACGCCGACCGGCTCAGCCGGCTGATCGCCGAGCTCCTCGACGTCGCGCGGATCGACACCGGCAGGCTCCAGCTGCACCGGCGCCCCACCGACCTCGCGCTCAAGGTGACGCGCGTGCACGACTCGATCACGCAGGCGACGTCCACACCCGTCGAGCTCGACATCGCCGACGGCATCCCGCCGGTCGATGCCGACCCCGACAAGGTGATGCAGGTCCTGACCAACCTCGTCGAGAACGCCGTGCGCCACGGCGAGGGCACCGTGCGCGTGCGCGTCGCGCCGTGGGCCGACGACCCGTCGTACGTCGCGGTGACCGTCACCGACGAGGGCGAGGGCATCCCCGTCGAGCTGCGGAAGCGGGTGTTCACGAAGTTCTGGACCGCGAGCCGTGGCGGCGGATCGGGCCTGGGCCTCTACATCGTCAGCGGGCTCGTGAAGGCACACGGCGGGGTCGTCACCGTCGACGACCGGCCGGGCGGGGGCGCGCGGGTCACCACCGCGTGGCCGGTCGCCGCTGGTGCGGCATCGGCACAATGA
- the pheT gene encoding phenylalanine--tRNA ligase subunit beta, which translates to MKAPVSWIRELVDLPADVTTEVLTDRLTALGLKLEAIEAADITGPLVIGRVLTQDKEPQKNGKVINWCTVDVGDANGTGEPQGIVCGAHNFGPGDLVVVVLPGGVLPGGFAISERKTYGHLSAGMICSARELGLGDDHDGIIVLPADAGQPGDDVFALLGLDDEVIEFEINPDRAYALSLRGVAREAALGFDVPFVDPADRPVPEVDGKAWQVDVEDPAGCPVFAARLVSGFDPSRPTPEFMKRRVEQAGMRSISLAVDITNYVMLELGQPIHGYDADKVSGALGVRRAREGEKLTTLDDVVRELSPEDLVITDDSGPIGLAGVMGGATTEMSETTTRVLVEAAHWDAVSMFRTGKRHKLTSEAGKRNERGVDPLLPGVAADRVVELMVEHGGATAEPGFTLVGTAPGRPTITIEPDLPARLSGIDISAMTTVENLRAIGAAVAEDESGALEVVPPTWRPDVNDPYDLVEEVVRIVGYDQVPSVLPRRATGRGLTRPQRLRRRIGRTLAGAGCVEVVSFPFVGPATFDRLGLPADDPLRTTVGLANPLSSEEPSYTTTLLPGLLEAAGRNISRGAPGVAIFETGTVAFPSDNGPAPIYGVHTRPSEAELGKLLEALPVQPLHLAVVLAGERLRSGWWGAGVEAGWSDALAVVRRLADELGVAIEVSSAARMPWHPGRCAVISVDEVVIGHAGELHPSVCKAFGLPARSAAVEVDLDALMAAAVDVVPGPVFSTMPLAKEDVALVVDDAVTVAAVEAALREGAGELLESVRLFDVYRGEQVGEGRKSLAFALRFRAPDRTLTEAETGAARDAAVAAAAERVGAVQR; encoded by the coding sequence GTGAAGGCCCCAGTCTCGTGGATCCGCGAGCTCGTCGACCTGCCGGCCGACGTCACGACGGAGGTCCTCACCGACCGGCTGACCGCGCTCGGGCTCAAGCTCGAGGCGATCGAGGCGGCCGACATCACCGGTCCGCTGGTGATCGGCCGCGTCCTGACGCAGGACAAGGAGCCGCAGAAGAACGGCAAGGTCATCAACTGGTGCACCGTCGACGTCGGTGACGCCAACGGCACCGGCGAGCCGCAGGGCATCGTCTGCGGTGCCCACAACTTCGGGCCGGGCGACCTCGTGGTCGTCGTGCTGCCCGGCGGCGTGCTGCCGGGCGGCTTCGCGATCTCCGAGCGCAAGACCTACGGCCACCTCTCGGCCGGCATGATCTGCTCCGCGCGCGAGCTCGGCCTCGGCGACGACCACGACGGCATCATCGTGCTGCCGGCCGACGCCGGCCAGCCCGGCGACGACGTGTTCGCCCTGCTCGGCCTCGACGACGAGGTGATCGAGTTCGAGATCAACCCCGACCGCGCCTACGCGCTCTCGCTGCGCGGCGTCGCGCGCGAGGCCGCGCTCGGCTTCGACGTCCCGTTCGTCGACCCCGCCGACCGGCCCGTGCCGGAGGTCGACGGCAAGGCGTGGCAGGTCGACGTCGAGGACCCGGCCGGCTGCCCGGTCTTCGCCGCGCGCCTGGTCAGCGGCTTCGACCCGAGCCGGCCGACGCCGGAATTCATGAAGCGCCGCGTCGAGCAGGCCGGCATGCGGTCGATCTCGCTCGCCGTCGACATCACCAACTACGTCATGCTCGAGCTCGGCCAGCCGATCCACGGGTACGACGCCGACAAGGTCTCCGGGGCGCTGGGCGTCCGCCGCGCCCGGGAGGGCGAGAAGCTCACCACGCTCGACGACGTGGTGCGCGAGCTCAGCCCCGAGGACCTCGTCATCACCGACGACTCCGGCCCGATCGGCCTCGCCGGCGTGATGGGTGGTGCCACCACCGAGATGTCGGAGACGACGACCCGCGTGCTCGTCGAGGCCGCGCACTGGGACGCCGTGTCGATGTTCCGCACGGGCAAGCGCCACAAGCTGACCTCCGAGGCCGGCAAGCGCAACGAGCGCGGCGTCGACCCGCTGCTGCCCGGGGTCGCGGCCGACCGCGTGGTCGAGCTGATGGTCGAGCACGGCGGCGCCACCGCCGAGCCCGGGTTCACCCTGGTCGGCACGGCGCCCGGGCGCCCGACGATCACCATCGAGCCGGACCTGCCGGCCCGGCTCAGCGGCATCGACATCTCCGCGATGACGACGGTCGAGAACCTCCGCGCGATCGGCGCCGCCGTCGCCGAGGACGAGTCGGGTGCCCTGGAGGTCGTGCCGCCGACCTGGCGCCCCGACGTCAACGACCCCTACGACCTCGTCGAGGAGGTCGTCCGGATCGTCGGCTACGACCAGGTCCCGAGCGTCCTCCCGCGCCGGGCGACCGGGCGCGGCCTGACCCGCCCGCAGCGCCTGCGTCGCCGGATCGGCCGCACGCTCGCCGGTGCGGGGTGTGTCGAGGTCGTCAGCTTCCCGTTCGTCGGGCCGGCCACCTTCGACCGCCTGGGCCTGCCGGCGGACGACCCGCTGCGCACCACGGTGGGGCTCGCCAACCCGCTGTCGAGCGAGGAGCCGTCGTACACGACGACGCTGCTGCCCGGCCTCCTCGAGGCTGCCGGTCGCAACATCAGCCGCGGCGCCCCGGGCGTCGCGATCTTCGAGACCGGCACCGTCGCGTTCCCGTCGGACAACGGCCCGGCGCCGATCTACGGCGTGCACACGCGGCCCTCCGAGGCCGAGCTCGGCAAGCTCCTCGAGGCCCTGCCCGTGCAGCCGCTGCACCTGGCCGTCGTCCTCGCCGGCGAGCGCCTGCGCTCCGGCTGGTGGGGGGCCGGCGTCGAGGCCGGCTGGAGCGACGCGCTGGCCGTGGTCCGCCGCCTCGCCGACGAGCTCGGCGTCGCGATCGAGGTCAGCAGCGCCGCCCGGATGCCGTGGCACCCCGGCCGCTGTGCCGTGATCTCCGTCGACGAGGTCGTGATCGGCCACGCCGGCGAGCTGCACCCGAGCGTGTGCAAGGCGTTCGGCCTGCCCGCGCGCAGCGCCGCGGTCGAGGTCGACCTCGACGCCCTGATGGCGGCTGCGGTCGACGTCGTGCCCGGCCCGGTCTTCTCGACGATGCCGCTCGCGAAGGAGGACGTCGCCCTCGTCGTCGACGACGCCGTCACCGTCGCGGCGGTGGAGGCCGCGCTGCGTGAGGGGGCGGGGGAGCTGCTGGAGTCGGTGCGGCTGTTCGACGTCTACCGGGGTGAGCAGGTCGGTGAGGGCCGGAAGTCGCTGGCCTTCGCCCTCCGGTTCCGGGCCCCGGACCGCACGCTGACCGAGGCCGAGACGGGCGCTGCGCGCGACGCCGCGGTCGCCGCGGCCGCCGAGCGGGTGGGCGCCGTCCAGCGCTGA